DNA sequence from the Marinilongibacter aquaticus genome:
TTTGCCATCACCTTTCGCTCCAAAATCCTTATACGAAACAGAGCCTTTGACTTTAATTTTCCGCAAATCATCGCCCGTCACCTGCACGAGCATTTGCCCATTCTTTTTCGCAATCACTCTTGTATGCTCACGGCCATAAGCAATGGAGATATCTCGAAGTGGGTTTTCGGCCCGAGCGGTAAGTGCCAAGCACAGCAAGCAAATGCATGTCAAAAGGGGGAAGTTCTTCATAGTTTTCAAATTTCAAAAGGCGAATTCAACAATAGGGTTTATTCAATGTAGAGCACAAACTGCCAATTTTTCGGGAGAAACACAAAACCGTTAAATGGACAATGGGAATCTACTCGGCAATAATCCCCGCATATTCCGTAGCATTCCTTATTTTTACCGCTCAATTTATCCAGATTTATGTCCAACAAAATACTTATTACAGGTGGTGCAGGATTTGTGGGTTCTTCGCTCGCTTTAGAATTCAAAGCCAATTATCCCGAATACCACATTATCTGCCTCGACAACCTCAAACGCAAAGGCTCTGAACTGAATGTCTCTCGCTTAAATCAGGCAGGCATTGAATTCGTGCACGGCGACATTCGCAACAAAGAAGATTTTGATGCCCTTCCCGATGTCGACTTTGTCATTGAGGCTTCTGCCGAACCCTCCGTTTTGGCTGGACTGAACGGCGGCACACCCGACTACCTGATGAACACCAACTTGTTTGGAACCGTCAATTGTTTGAATTACGCGGTTCGCAGCAAAGCCGCCTTCATTTTCCTTTCCACGAGCCGCATATATCCGATCAAAAGTATCGAAACTCTGAATTTTGTGGAAAGCGAAACCCGTTTCAAACTGTCGGACGAACAAAAGTTCTCGGGCGTTTCATCGAAAGGCATTGCCGAAAACTTCCCTTTGGACGGAGCCCGCTCGCTGTATGGCACCACAAAGCTGGCTTCTGAACTGATTATCCAAGAATACAATGAGTTTTATGGCCTAAAAACCCTTGTAAACCGCTGCGGCGTACTGACAGGCCCTTGGCAAATGGGCAAGGTCGACCAAGGCGTAATGGTGCTCTGGATCGCCAAACATTATTTTGAAAAGAAATTGGCCTATATCGGCTACGAAGGCAGTGGCAAGCAAACTCGTGATATGCTGCACGTAAGAGATTTGTATCGCCTAATTGATTGGCAATTGCACAATATAGACGAAATAAACGGAGAAACTTTTAATGTGGGCGGCGGAGAAAAAGTGAGCACATCGCTTCGCGAACTGACCGAAATTTGCCAGAAAGTTACAGGCAAGACCATTCCGATCGATAAAATCACAGAAAACAGGCCGGCAGATATTAAATTGTACCAAACAGACAACACGAAAGTGAGTGCGGCCACGGGCTGGGAGCCCGAAATCGGCATTACGCAAATAGTGGAAGAAATCACCGATTGGTTGAGGGAATATGAAAAAGAGCTGAAGCCGATTTTAAGCTAAAAAAAATGCCTTTAAGTGTTTCCGTTTTCAGGCGGCTTCACTTGAAGGCACTTCGCTTGGAGAACAACCTTAGGTTATCTTGCAATGGCTTTCAATCCCAAATCGAGTTGGGGTTGTTTTCTGCTGATGTAACGATAGTTTTTTGCTTTTTCCCCCCTAAGGTGGCCACTACAACACCGACAGCCAAAGCGGCTAAGCCGAACAATACTCCCTTTTTCATAACAATATATTTATAATGTGAACGATCTTTAGATTTCACTTAAATTAACCCAAGATTGAGCGAATTTGTTGCACCAAATCTTAAATTTTACTTAAAAACTGATTTAACGGTCTTTTTTTTATTATTTGGTAACATAAAAGCTCCTGAGTGCTATTTAACCAATACGAAAAGTGGAAACAAAAAGATGAACGCTTTGTAATTTTTAAAATATTTTAAGTTTTTTTTAAGTAGACAAATGGCTGAAGAAAAGAGAGGAATAGTGTGGCGATCGACGGGCTCTTGGTATACGGTTCGCGACGAAAAAGGAGACTTTTTTGCCTGTCGATTGAAAGGAAAATTTAAGATCAAAGGGCTGAAAGTCACAAACCCCATCGCCGTTGGCGACAAAGTGCTTTTCCATTTGGAACCGGGCTCGGATGAAAACGGCGTGATTCACGACATCTTAGCTCGTGAAAACTATATTATCCGGAAATCGGTACACAAAACGGCTCATGGCCACCTTTTGGCCTGCAATATCGACCAAGCCATACTCATTGTCACCTTGACTTTCCCTCGCACCTCACTTGGTTTCATCGACCGTTTTCTGGTCAGTTCTGAATCTTTTCGTATACCCACGGTTTTATTGTTCAATAAATGCGATTTGCTCGATGAAGAAGTGGCTCAAATCCAGGATGAATACATGAACCTTTACAGTGCACTTGGCTACCCAAGTTTGAGCATTTCTGCCCTGCAAGGCATAAATCTCGATGCTGTGAGAAGCATTATGGAAGGCAAAACCTCGCTAATTTCGGGCCATTCGGGTGTTGGAAAATCGGCTTTGGTGAACACCTTGATTCCGCACCTCGACCTCGCCACTTCAGCGGTATCGACCTTTGCCAACAAGGGTGTGCACACGACCACATTTGCAGAAATGCACGAAATGAATGCAAATACTTTCCTTATCGACAGTCCGGGGATCAAAGAACTTGGGCTGGTTGACATGAGCGAAGAGGAAGTGGCTCACTATTTTCCGGAAATGCGAGACCTGATCGGAGCCTGCCGTTTCCACAACTGCAAACATGTAAACGAACCCAATTGTGCGGTGAAAGAAGCCGTGCTAGAAGGCCAAATTGCTCAAAGCCGATATTTTAGCTATTTGAGCATCCTAGAAAACGTGGATAATCGTCGGTGAACAATTTTATCTGCCGATTTGTTATTATTCTTTCAAATTGCGTATAACTTTGCAGCGATTTCAGAAATGATACAGTTTTCGCTTCCCATATCGCCCTATCGACGAATGAGGTCCGCAAGGACCCAATAAGAGACTTTGCCTTCTAGGTAAACGTCTCGTTTGCTCTTTAATTTTCAATCACCATTACATCTAAAGGATACAGCGTCTCCTGTGACGAGAGGAACAGCCCCTCACAAACGACGATGAATGTACTAACAAAAACATTTTATAAAGATTTCGTAATTCAGGTAGCTACTGAAGAACACGAGAGGTATGCCGAAACCATTGTGGAAGAAATGGCTTCGAGTGCAAAAGCAAGAGGTACGGGAATTGCCAAGCGGTCGCCGGAATACATTATCAAAAAAATGCAAGAAGGCAAAGCGGTAATTGCCACGACCAAAACAGGCGACTGGGTAGGTTTTTGTTATATAGAAACATGGGAACACGGAAAATTTGTGGCCAACTCGGGATTGATCGTACAGCCTGAATACCGTAAAAGCGGTGTGGCTACGGCTATTAAAGCCAAAGCTTTCCGTTTGTCTCGCCAAAAATACCCCGAAGCCAACATTGTAGGCCTAACCACCAGCATGGCTGTGATGAAA
Encoded proteins:
- a CDS encoding NAD-dependent epimerase/dehydratase family protein encodes the protein MSNKILITGGAGFVGSSLALEFKANYPEYHIICLDNLKRKGSELNVSRLNQAGIEFVHGDIRNKEDFDALPDVDFVIEASAEPSVLAGLNGGTPDYLMNTNLFGTVNCLNYAVRSKAAFIFLSTSRIYPIKSIETLNFVESETRFKLSDEQKFSGVSSKGIAENFPLDGARSLYGTTKLASELIIQEYNEFYGLKTLVNRCGVLTGPWQMGKVDQGVMVLWIAKHYFEKKLAYIGYEGSGKQTRDMLHVRDLYRLIDWQLHNIDEINGETFNVGGGEKVSTSLRELTEICQKVTGKTIPIDKITENRPADIKLYQTDNTKVSAATGWEPEIGITQIVEEITDWLREYEKELKPILS
- the rsgA gene encoding ribosome small subunit-dependent GTPase A, whose protein sequence is MAEEKRGIVWRSTGSWYTVRDEKGDFFACRLKGKFKIKGLKVTNPIAVGDKVLFHLEPGSDENGVIHDILARENYIIRKSVHKTAHGHLLACNIDQAILIVTLTFPRTSLGFIDRFLVSSESFRIPTVLLFNKCDLLDEEVAQIQDEYMNLYSALGYPSLSISALQGINLDAVRSIMEGKTSLISGHSGVGKSALVNTLIPHLDLATSAVSTFANKGVHTTTFAEMHEMNANTFLIDSPGIKELGLVDMSEEEVAHYFPEMRDLIGACRFHNCKHVNEPNCAVKEAVLEGQIAQSRYFSYLSILENVDNRR
- a CDS encoding GNAT family N-acetyltransferase; amino-acid sequence: MNVLTKTFYKDFVIQVATEEHERYAETIVEEMASSAKARGTGIAKRSPEYIIKKMQEGKAVIATTKTGDWVGFCYIETWEHGKFVANSGLIVQPEYRKSGVATAIKAKAFRLSRQKYPEANIVGLTTSMAVMKINSELGYEPVPFSELPKDDEFWKGCSSCVNYDILTRTNRAHCLCTGMKYEAKNGKKMSTWEFMKESSLYEKWLQMKQKILIRKDTEKVKS